Genomic segment of Natronoarchaeum philippinense:
CGACCCGATTTTCGAGCACGACGGGTCGACGTTCGCCGAACTGTCGACCGAGGAGAAAAACGCTATCTCTCACCGCGGCCGGGCACTCGCAGCGTTCGCGGACTGGCTTGCCGAGCAGGAGTAGCGCTGCAGCGGTCGGCGGTTACTCTCTCGGATTGCGGTCGGGGCCGGGATACTCGCCCCCGACGACGGCGTCGTAGAGGCCCGCGGGATCGAACACGGCGTCGAACGCCTTCGGATGCCGGACGCTCATCGCGGCCCGACCCTTGAGTCGGGCGCCGGCCTCGACGCTCCCGAGGCGGTCGTCGAACGACAGTACGTGCGCGGCGTCACCGTGATACGCGCTGGCCAGCGCCGGATGATCGCCTTGCGGATGTTCGACCGGAACGCGCTCGCGCTCGATTCGCTCGCGCCAATCGGCGGCTAACTCGGCGTCGGCGAGGTCGGCAAGCACTGCTTCGGCGTCGTCGAGCAGTGGATCGCTTGCGACGAGGTCGATCCACGAGTGCGAGCGAACGTGATCGAGCGCTGCGCGGGCGGGCCCGCCGACCAGCACGTCCGCGGCGAGCACGTCGGCGTCTGCGACGACCCGCGCCGGGTCGGACGTGTCACTCATCGGTGGCGTCCTCGCGGCGGCGCGCCAGTGTGTCGCTCACTCGCTGTTCGTCGGCGTCGTACCCCTCGGCTCGGTCGAACAGATCCGCCCACGTCATGCTCCGAAGAAAGCGTCGGCGCCACAAAAACGGCCCGGAGACGACCGTCGTACGTCCGTCTGACGGGTGTTTAAGTCGTCTCCCTGCCATCTCCCGTTCGGGCGCGCACTGGCCACTTTCCCATCCTCTCGAATCGCGCGCCCCACACCGCTCTCCCCACTCCGCTGGCGGCGTGTCCCCCGCACGCCGCGCTGTTCACCGGAGCGCGAACAACCGATCAGACAGCGACAGAAACGAGACGTGTCAGAACTCGACCGAAGCGCCGTTACTCCGCGCAGGTGCCCTGCTCGGCACAGCCCTCGGCGGCAGCCATGGCGTCCTCGTCGAGTTCGTAGAGGCTCTGGCGGGCGTCGGCGAAGTAGACGTCTTCGTCGACGATGCCGATGTCTTCGAGCCGCTCCAGCGCATAGCGGACGGTCCGGGCTGACAGCATCGACTCTTCTACGATCTGTTTCTGGGTCAGCGGACCGTCGTACTCCAGTACTTTGAACACTAGTTTCGCGCTCGGCGGAAGGTCTTCGATCTCCTCCCCGTCAGTGCCAGCCATCGTTACGAATCGAACGGTCCCAGAAGCATAAAGATTGATACGACGGGTTCGTTGGGCGGCTTGAGGCGGTCGTGTTCGGTGTCGACGCCGCCATCCCGAGACCGTGGCGCCGACAGACCGTCGGCGTCCAAGCGAACGGCTTTTTAGGTGCGGTCACCGAGCACACGGTATGTCGACCGAATCCGCCGACCAGAGGGAGTCACACCTCAGGTCGGTCACCATCACGACGATCACCGCGCTCGCGGGCGTGGGCGCCGCCCTCGCGTCGGCCGCTCTGGCCGGTGACGTGAGCGCGGCCGAGGCCGCCAAGAACCAGCAGGCCCAGCTGGTCGTGCTGGCGGCAATCGTCGTACAGTTCCCACTCTACAGCATCTTGGGCTACGACGACTTCGGCGGGGTCAAAGACTTCCTGTTCGTCGTGTTCATGACGTTTTCGCTGTGGTTTCTCACGTGGGGAATCATCCTGATGACCGGCGTCACCGTCTAACATGGCAAAGGATAGTATCGCCGTCGTCGACCTAGAGCGGTGCCAGCCCGACCGGTGCAACTACGAGTGCAAGAACTACTGCCCGCCGAATCGCACCGGCAAGGAGTGCATCACGCTCCGGGGCGAGGAGGCCGAGGAGGGCCAGCCCGAACAGGTGCGCATCTCCGAGGAGATCTGTCTGGGCGAGACCTGTGGTATCTGCGTCGAGAAGTGCCCCTTCGACGCCATCGAGATCATCAACCTGCCACAGGAACTCGAAAACGATCCGTCGCACCGCTACGGCGAGAACGCGTTCTCGCTGTACGGACTCCCGGTCCCGGAGGAGGGTCAGGTGACTGGCATCCTCGGGCCGAACGGCATCGGGAAGACGACCGCCGTCCGCGTGCTGGCGGGCGAACTCGTCCCGAACCTCGGTCAGCACGAGGAGCCCCCGGACTGGGACGACGTGTTAGACGAGTTCCGCGGCACCGAACTCCAGGACTACATCGCCGCCGTGCGCGACGGCGACGTGAGCGTCGCGCGCAAGCCCCAGTACGTCGACGAGATCCCCGGCCAGTTCGACGGCAACACGCGTCAGTTGCTCGACCGAACCGACGAGCGCGGCGAACTCGACTACCTCGTCGAGCGCATGGAGATCGGGCCCGTCATGGACCAGAACATCGACAACCTCTCGGGCGGCGAACTCCAGCGGGTCGCCATCGCGGCGTGTCTCGCGCGGGACGCCGACTTCTACTTCCTCGACGAGATCACGCCGTACCTCGACATCGGCCAGCGGATGACCGTCGCGCGGCTGATCCGCGAACTCGCCGAGGAGGGCGACCGCTCGATGCTGGTCGTCGAGCACGACCTCGCCATCTTGGATCTGCTGGCGGACACGCTCCACGTCGCCTACGGGAGCCCCGGCGCCTACGGCGTCGTCACGGACCCCAAGTCGGTGCGCAACGGCATCAACGAGTACCTCTCGGGCTATCTCGAAAACGAGAACATGCGGATCCGACCGAACCCGATCGAGTTCGAGGAACACGCCCCCCGTCCCGTCAGCACCGCCGACACGCTCGTCGAGTACCCCGACATCTCGAAGAGCTACGGCGAGGGCGAGTTCTCGCTCGACGTGGAGGGCGGCGAGATCCGGCGCAACGAAGTGCTCGGCATCGTCGGCCCGAACGGCATCGGGAAGTCGACGTTCGCCAAGCTGCTCGCGGGGTCACTCGAACCCGACGAGGGGAACCTCGACTTCGCGCTCGACATCGCCTACAAGCCCCAGTACATCGACATCGACCAGCCGATGCGGGTCGACGCGTTCCTGTCGTCGATCACCGACCAGTTCGGCTCGTCGTACTGGAACACCGAGATTGCCGAGCCCCTGCAGCTAGAGCGGATCATGGAGCAGAACCTCACCGACCTCTCGGGCGGCGAACGCCAGCGCGTCGCCATCGCGGCGACGCTGTCTGAGTCGGCCGACCTGTACCTGCTCGACGAGCCATCCGCGCACCTCGACGTCGAACAGCGCGTGCAGGCCACCAGCGCGATCCGGCGCTACGCCGAGCAGCAAAACGCCACCGTGCTCGTGATCGACCACGACATGTACATGATGGATCTGCTGGCCGATCGCTTGATGGTGTTCGACGGCGAACCCGCCGAGCACGGTCACGCCGGCCAGCCCCAAGAGATGCGCGCCGGCATGAACGAGTTCCTCTCGAACCTCGAAATCACGTTCCGACGCGACGAGCGCGTCGGCCGCCCGCGCATCAACAAGCCCGACAGCCAACTGGACCGCCAGCAGAAGAAAGACGGCGAGTACTACTACTCGGTGTAGACGCCGACGCGACGGCGTCGCTTCGCGGGCTGTCGGCGTCGATCGACCTCACAGTATTTTGGCTGCTCTGAGAAAGCCGACGAGCGCCAGTCCGCCCGCAACCATCGTCAACTCAAAGGAGTCGTACGGAATTGCGAGCACACCGGCGACGAGCCCCACCAGCGTGATTTCGATTGCAAACAGCAACTCTTCGAGATCCCCCATCGGCCTGTCGGGCTGCTCCATAGCGACACCTCCGACTCGATTACATTATTTGTTGATACATGGGCGTCTCCACGATTCTCGCGCTCAGCTGGCTGGCGCGCTTGGACTGGTACTTAGTGGGTTTCGGCATCTGCATCCAAACGTTTCCAGAAAGCTCAATTTACCGCGGTTAAGGTGTCCTTACTGCCGGATTTCGGCGTCCTCAAGCGACGGCGACAGCTGTCGGCCCCGCTGCGAGCGCGACGCCGTAGTGAACTGATCGACGCAGTTGTAGAATGGTCGACGCCGCTGTGGAGTCGTGGCCAGCGATTCAGCGGCCGATAGCTGACTGTCGATCATCTATTGGAGTCTCTGCGCCCACGCACGTGTGTGCGCCGCCTCCCGCGTCGAGGTGACGTTCACGTCGAGGAGCTCCGCGCGTCGATGTAAGCGTCGCGCGAGCGATACCGTTCGAGCATCGAGTCGCCGATCGCGGTAACGGCGTCGTACTCGTGGTGTGGGCACTCATAACACTCGCCTCGACGTGGTCAATATGGCCGTAATAGGTCTCGAAGACGGCTTACTCGAGGTAATCGTATCGTGCTCTCGCGTAGGACCGCATTTCGCGGCGCCGGTCGAACGCCCGGATTCGCGCAAGTATCCGAAAGCGAGTCCGCCGGCGTCACGGTCGGCAGGCACAACAACTCGCAACCAAGAATCGCTATAGACGCATCTTCGGATGGTAAACTCGCGAAAATCACTTTATGTATACCTCGATCCTACCCGTGTATGGCAGAACGCCAGACCGACGATACCGCGACGATGTCCAAGCTTAACCGACGTTCCTACCTCGCGCTCGCGGGGGCAGCGGGAGTTGCAGCGGGTACGGCGGGCCTACTCGGTGGCTCGACCGGCTCGGCCAGCGCAGACCGGCAGACCGTCGACCTCGGTGCGGAGGGGCTACAGGACGGCGACGCGATCGACGACTATCTGGCAGAACACTTCGACAATGGGACAGCGGTCCATATCCCGCCCGGTAGCTACGAGTGGAACGGAGAGGGCCTCGACGGCGACTACGAGAACGCGGCGCTGATCGGCGACGGCAAGCCCGGCGCCGTCGAGTTGAACTTCCCCGAGGGCGAGCACCGGTACAACGCCGTCCGCGCGCAGGCCGGCGAGGTACGGCTGGAGAACTTCCAGATCCGCGGCGCGACCGGCGGCGAGGAGGCGAAGCTCCGTGCCGAGGCCCGCGGCGAGGACGCGACGATGGTGCTCGACAAGATCTGGCTCCCCGACGGCGTCGAGGATGGCGCTGACGGGGTCGGCATCTACGTCGGCGCCGAGCACGCCGGCACGATCCGAATCGTCGACTGTTGGGTCCAGAACTTCTCGGACAACGGCCTGTACGCCAGCGGTCCGGGCGCCGACTTCGACGACGCCGAAAACGGGAAAGTCATCGTCGAGGGCGGCCTGTTCCGGAACAACAACATCTCCAACGTCCGAATCGGTACCGACGGCGCCGAGGTCCGGAACGTCGCGATGGTTCACGACGGCCAGTCGCCCCCCAACGACGGCGTCTACAACCAGCGTAACCTCCGGATCCGCCAGCCCGGCCAGAACATGGTCGTCGACAGCTGTGACATCTACCACTCGATCGACCACTCCCAGCCGATCGACCTCTCCGAGGAGTTCTCGGGCGGCGAGGCCGTGATCAAGAACACGCGGGTCCTCACGAACTCCGACTCGCCGGTTGCTAACGAGCACGGCGGCGACTACCTGCTCAAAAACGTTCACCTGAAAGGTGATGGCAACCACGAAATCGCCGTCGAGACCGAGAACGTCGTCGAGGGCTCGAACGCTCAGAAAGCCACCCCGGCCGCCCAGAATCCCGTCGGTGATCGATCATGAGTTCGGACCAGCAAAGCTGGGAGCAGCTCCGCATGGACCCCGATCCCGAGTCCGATCTGGGCTACGAGTCGAGCGAGTGGGACGTGCTCCCCGTCGAGACGGGCGGTCGCGACCAGCGGCTGTTCCTGCCGGCCGACGAGGACGCCCTCCGGGACGACGCCTTCATCGTCGCCGACGCCACGGCGCTGTGTGACGTGCGCGACTGCCGTTGACCGCCCACACGCATTCCCCGAACCTGTGCGGTTTCGGCGGCTGAAGCGCCCGATCTCGCTGTTGTGATCGGCTGCCGGCGACACAAAGATTTTCACTGCTTCTTTCCAAACAATCGATAACGGATCCCCGGCACTGCGGGAGTTTCGGGGCGTCGTGCAATCATGACTGACGCCAACCACTCGGACGTGCTCGACGGGACCGCCCGCCCCGGCGAGGACGCGCTCTCCATCGACGAGGTCGGATCGCTCGCCACGGACGTTCTCGACAACGTGACGACGGTGATCGTCGGACAGGACGACGTGATCGAACACGTCGTCGTCGCCATGCTGGCGCGGGGTCACGTCCTGCTGGAGGACGTTCCCGGCGTCGGCAAGACGATGCTGGCCCGGTCGATCGCGCGCTCGTTCGACTGCTCGTTCAAGCGTGTGCAGTTCACGCCGGATCTGCTACCGGCCGATATCACCGGCGTGAACGTCTTTGATAAACGCTCGGGCGAGTTCGAGTTCCAGCCCGGACCGATCTTCGCCAACGTCGTGCTCGGCGACGAGATCAATCGCGCGCCGCCCAAGACCCAGAGCGCGCTGCTGGAAGCCATGGCCGAATCGCAGGTCACGGTCGACGGGACGACCCGCGAAGTCCCCTCGCCGTACACGGTGATCGCAACGCAAAACGCCGTCGAGCCAGGGCGGACCTACGAACTGCCACTCGCCGAGGTCGACCGGTTCATGAAGAAACTCCAACTCGGCTACCCCGGCACCGACGAGGAGATCGAACTGCTCGACCGCGTCGCCGGCGAGCATCCCATCGAGTCGCTCAGTTCGATCGCCAGTGCGAA
This window contains:
- a CDS encoding DUF7384 family protein, giving the protein MSDTSDPARVVADADVLAADVLVGGPARAALDHVRSHSWIDLVASDPLLDDAEAVLADLADAELAADWRERIERERVPVEHPQGDHPALASAYHGDAAHVLSFDDRLGSVEAGARLKGRAAMSVRHPKAFDAVFDPAGLYDAVVGGEYPGPDRNPRE
- a CDS encoding winged helix-turn-helix domain-containing protein; protein product: MAGTDGEEIEDLPPSAKLVFKVLEYDGPLTQKQIVEESMLSARTVRYALERLEDIGIVDEDVYFADARQSLYELDEDAMAAAEGCAEQGTCAE
- a CDS encoding EMC6-like membrane protein, which produces MSTESADQRESHLRSVTITTITALAGVGAALASAALAGDVSAAEAAKNQQAQLVVLAAIVVQFPLYSILGYDDFGGVKDFLFVVFMTFSLWFLTWGIILMTGVTV
- a CDS encoding ribosome biogenesis/translation initiation ATPase RLI, producing the protein MAKDSIAVVDLERCQPDRCNYECKNYCPPNRTGKECITLRGEEAEEGQPEQVRISEEICLGETCGICVEKCPFDAIEIINLPQELENDPSHRYGENAFSLYGLPVPEEGQVTGILGPNGIGKTTAVRVLAGELVPNLGQHEEPPDWDDVLDEFRGTELQDYIAAVRDGDVSVARKPQYVDEIPGQFDGNTRQLLDRTDERGELDYLVERMEIGPVMDQNIDNLSGGELQRVAIAACLARDADFYFLDEITPYLDIGQRMTVARLIRELAEEGDRSMLVVEHDLAILDLLADTLHVAYGSPGAYGVVTDPKSVRNGINEYLSGYLENENMRIRPNPIEFEEHAPRPVSTADTLVEYPDISKSYGEGEFSLDVEGGEIRRNEVLGIVGPNGIGKSTFAKLLAGSLEPDEGNLDFALDIAYKPQYIDIDQPMRVDAFLSSITDQFGSSYWNTEIAEPLQLERIMEQNLTDLSGGERQRVAIAATLSESADLYLLDEPSAHLDVEQRVQATSAIRRYAEQQNATVLVIDHDMYMMDLLADRLMVFDGEPAEHGHAGQPQEMRAGMNEFLSNLEITFRRDERVGRPRINKPDSQLDRQQKKDGEYYYSV
- a CDS encoding AAA family ATPase, which encodes MTDANHSDVLDGTARPGEDALSIDEVGSLATDVLDNVTTVIVGQDDVIEHVVVAMLARGHVLLEDVPGVGKTMLARSIARSFDCSFKRVQFTPDLLPADITGVNVFDKRSGEFEFQPGPIFANVVLGDEINRAPPKTQSALLEAMAESQVTVDGTTREVPSPYTVIATQNAVEPGRTYELPLAEVDRFMKKLQLGYPGTDEEIELLDRVAGEHPIESLSSIASANDLSRARDAVSSVTVERPIREYVTSLAGYTRENAELGASPRAAVALLRAGQARAAFEGRAYVVPDDVKVEASPVLAHRLRAGDAGRSGVDIVADALETVPVP